One stretch of Candidatus Binataceae bacterium DNA includes these proteins:
- a CDS encoding bifunctional nuclease family protein codes for EAASMATEIEGIKPQRPMTHDLLRNVMGELGASVEAIEITELRDNTYYARIELKTREGGALTIDSRPSDAISVALRTKSPIYVAKQVLESSSELHEAAEQSAVSEQNLAGVSRDKWSEILEKMSPDDFKYKM; via the coding sequence GAAGCCGCCTCGATGGCGACCGAAATCGAAGGCATCAAGCCGCAGCGTCCGATGACCCATGATCTGTTGCGCAACGTGATGGGCGAGCTGGGCGCGAGCGTCGAAGCGATCGAGATTACCGAATTGCGCGACAATACCTACTACGCGCGCATCGAGCTCAAGACCCGCGAGGGTGGGGCGCTCACGATCGATTCACGGCCGAGCGACGCCATCTCGGTCGCCCTGCGCACCAAGTCGCCGATCTACGTCGCCAAGCAGGTGCTGGAATCCTCGAGTGAGCTGCACGAGGCGGCGGAGCAAAGCGCCGTCTCCGAACAGAATCTCGCTGGCGTCTCGCGCGACAAGTGGTCGGAGATTCTCGAAAAGATGTCGCCTGACGACTTCAAGTACAAGATGTGA
- a CDS encoding tetratricopeptide repeat protein, whose amino-acid sequence MATSTHRPHISRKELRQPDEFVSFFDAAGEYVATHLVQVILAAMGLLALILFAVGVRFYLSAQERDAAEAFYAAVNTLDHKDYAAAAAQFAALANEHPHSRLGRLAPFYVANANLAQQQPAKARDALKQYLANDSPPAFRELALMQLGVADEDLGDYAGARESYAEAAALKGAEQPRAALNVARLQARAGEKAAAIASYQRFIRENPFSPDRGTAVDALASLGVAAPASPQPPPMPEP is encoded by the coding sequence ATGGCGACCAGCACCCACCGTCCGCACATCTCCCGCAAGGAGCTGCGCCAGCCCGACGAGTTCGTCAGCTTTTTCGACGCGGCCGGCGAATACGTCGCAACGCATCTCGTGCAGGTCATTCTCGCCGCGATGGGATTGCTGGCGCTGATTCTGTTCGCGGTCGGCGTGCGCTTTTACCTGAGCGCCCAGGAGCGCGACGCCGCCGAAGCCTTCTACGCCGCGGTTAACACGCTTGATCACAAGGATTACGCCGCGGCCGCAGCCCAATTCGCCGCGCTTGCCAACGAGCATCCGCACTCGCGCCTCGGTCGGCTCGCGCCGTTTTACGTCGCAAACGCGAATCTCGCGCAGCAGCAGCCGGCCAAAGCGCGCGACGCCCTCAAGCAGTATCTCGCCAACGACAGTCCGCCGGCTTTCCGCGAACTCGCCCTGATGCAGCTAGGGGTCGCCGACGAGGATCTCGGCGATTATGCCGGCGCTCGTGAGAGCTACGCAGAGGCTGCTGCGCTCAAAGGCGCCGAGCAGCCCCGCGCCGCGCTCAATGTCGCGCGGCTGCAGGCGCGCGCGGGCGAAAAAGCCGCCGCCATCGCCAGCTACCAGCGCTTCATTCGAGAAAATCCCTTTTCACCCGATCGCGGCACCGCAGTTGACGCGCTCGCCAGCCTCGGCGTCGCCGCGCCAGCATCGCCACAGCCTCCGCCGATGCCCGAGCCATAA